From a single Candidatus Methanoperedens sp. genomic region:
- a CDS encoding bifunctional aconitate hydratase 2/2-methylisocitrate dehydratase — protein sequence MIPEIIESYQKHITERQRQGIPPLPLNAEQVKALSELALNPPEGREELILKLLKEHIPPGVDHAALEKAKLLRSIALREKKSRIISPHDAVALLGMMKGGYNIETLIELLDDKTLASDAASALSDTILIFGFFDRIEKLARTNHYASKVLESWAKAEWFLRSRELPKTQKVAVFKIPGEVNTDDLSPASRAGSRADIPLHALSMLESRYPTAINDIVELKKKGYQVAFAADVVGTGSSRKSAMNSLLWWIGEDIPGVPNKRRGGVILGSQIAPIFFNTARDSGAFPIRCNVSQLETGMVVTIDFEGGRILDRDGNEVTAFNPEPETLPDEYRAGGRLLLIIGKELTRKAQEALGKKYNVFIKPKEPEASKKGYTLAQKIVGRACGLRGVRPGQACLPRITTVGSQDTTGPMTAEEIKELACIEFQAPLVMQSFCHTAAYPTPKDRKMHRELAQFFRERGGVVLKPGDGIIHSWLNRMLLPDTVGTGGDSHTRFPIGISFPAGSGLVAFAASLGVMPLDMPQSMLVRFKGKLRKGIFLRDVVNAIPYFALKNGKLTLEKKDKKNIFNGRIIEMDGLPDITVEQAFELTDSSAERSAEAAVIALSKQQVMQYLRNNISILKSLLDEGYASAALERRIEAMEEWLANPSLLQADADAEYADVLEIDLSEITEPLLSCPNDPDYIRPLSQVAGEKIDEVFMGSCMIGFEHFQRAAGILGKAGRILPKLWIAPPTRLVEKSLKDTGGYSRFKELGARMEIPGCSLCMGNQARVADNAVVFSTSTRNFDNRMGKNAKVYLGSAELAAITAMLGRIPALAEYFELVEER from the coding sequence ATGATTCCTGAAATCATTGAATCCTATCAAAAACACATCACAGAGAGGCAAAGACAGGGAATCCCTCCTCTCCCTCTGAATGCCGAACAGGTAAAAGCCCTGTCCGAACTGGCTCTCAATCCGCCTGAGGGGAGAGAGGAACTCATCCTGAAACTCCTGAAAGAGCATATCCCTCCGGGTGTTGATCATGCAGCGCTCGAAAAGGCAAAGCTCCTTCGCAGCATTGCGCTTCGCGAAAAAAAATCAAGAATAATATCCCCGCATGATGCGGTAGCGCTTCTTGGAATGATGAAAGGCGGCTACAACATCGAAACTCTCATCGAATTGCTCGATGATAAAACGCTTGCTTCTGATGCTGCTTCTGCCCTCTCGGATACCATCCTGATATTTGGTTTCTTTGACAGGATCGAGAAGCTTGCACGCACAAACCATTATGCTTCGAAGGTTCTGGAAAGCTGGGCAAAAGCAGAGTGGTTCTTGCGGTCCCGGGAACTTCCGAAAACGCAGAAAGTTGCGGTGTTCAAAATCCCGGGCGAGGTCAATACGGATGACCTTTCACCTGCATCCCGTGCAGGAAGCCGCGCCGATATCCCGCTCCATGCCTTATCCATGCTGGAATCCCGCTATCCGACTGCAATTAACGACATTGTAGAGTTGAAAAAGAAAGGGTATCAGGTTGCATTCGCCGCAGATGTTGTAGGAACTGGCAGCAGCAGGAAATCCGCCATGAACTCGCTGCTGTGGTGGATAGGCGAGGATATCCCGGGTGTCCCGAACAAACGCAGGGGCGGGGTTATTCTTGGAAGCCAGATTGCACCCATTTTCTTCAATACGGCAAGGGACAGCGGCGCTTTTCCTATTAGATGCAATGTATCGCAACTGGAAACCGGCATGGTTGTAACCATAGATTTCGAAGGCGGAAGGATTCTTGACAGGGACGGGAATGAGGTAACGGCGTTCAATCCCGAACCAGAAACGCTTCCTGATGAATACAGGGCAGGAGGAAGGCTTCTCCTCATAATCGGAAAGGAGCTCACGCGAAAAGCACAGGAAGCGCTGGGAAAGAAATATAATGTATTTATCAAGCCAAAGGAGCCTGAAGCTTCAAAAAAGGGTTACACCCTTGCCCAGAAGATTGTGGGTAGAGCCTGTGGTTTACGGGGCGTTAGACCGGGGCAGGCATGCCTTCCAAGAATCACAACAGTGGGTTCACAGGATACAACTGGTCCCATGACGGCTGAAGAGATAAAAGAATTAGCCTGCATCGAATTCCAGGCGCCTCTGGTGATGCAGTCCTTCTGCCATACGGCAGCCTATCCAACGCCCAAGGACAGGAAAATGCACAGAGAGCTTGCTCAGTTTTTCAGGGAAAGGGGAGGCGTTGTGCTCAAGCCCGGTGACGGCATAATCCATTCATGGCTGAACAGGATGCTCCTGCCCGATACGGTGGGCACAGGCGGGGACAGCCACACCCGGTTCCCCATCGGGATTTCATTCCCTGCGGGAAGCGGACTCGTGGCTTTTGCCGCTTCTCTTGGCGTTATGCCGCTTGATATGCCGCAAAGCATGCTCGTCAGGTTTAAGGGCAAACTCAGGAAAGGCATTTTTTTGCGTGATGTTGTCAATGCCATCCCTTATTTTGCCCTGAAGAACGGCAAGCTCACCCTTGAAAAGAAGGATAAAAAGAACATCTTCAACGGAAGGATAATAGAAATGGATGGTCTTCCCGACATTACTGTGGAGCAGGCTTTTGAACTTACAGACTCCAGTGCAGAGCGCTCTGCCGAGGCTGCGGTTATAGCGCTTTCAAAGCAGCAGGTGATGCAGTATCTTCGAAATAACATATCCATTTTAAAATCGTTACTGGACGAGGGTTACGCATCAGCCGCTCTGGAGAGGCGCATCGAGGCTATGGAGGAATGGCTGGCAAACCCCTCCCTGCTTCAGGCAGATGCCGATGCTGAATATGCCGATGTGCTGGAAATAGACCTTTCAGAGATAACCGAGCCGCTGCTTTCCTGCCCAAATGATCCGGATTACATAAGGCCGCTTTCCCAGGTTGCCGGAGAAAAAATCGATGAGGTATTCATGGGTTCGTGCATGATAGGTTTTGAGCATTTCCAGAGGGCTGCCGGGATACTGGGCAAGGCGGGCAGGATATTGCCAAAACTGTGGATTGCCCCTCCTACCAGGCTGGTTGAAAAGAGCCTGAAGGATACCGGAGGATATTCCAGATTCAAGGAACTCGGAGCAAGGATGGAAATTCCGGGATGCAGCCTGTGCATGGGTAACCAGGCAAGGGTGGCTGATAATGCCGTGGTATTCTCCACATCCACGCGCAATTTCGATAACCGCATGGGTAAAAATGCAAAGGTTTACCTGGGATCGGCAGAACTGGCTGCAATTACCGCAATGCTGGGAAGGATTCCTGCACTTGCGGAGTATTTTGAACTCGTGGAGGAGCGGTGA
- the pdxT gene encoding pyridoxal 5'-phosphate synthase glutaminase subunit PdxT, with product MRIGVIAIQGNVEEHVNAMIRALKEAKREAEVIKIKHKGIVPACDALILPGGESTTLGRLLEREGISSEIKSAAHAGIPIMGTCAGLVLLAKHGDKQVEKAGQPLLSLMDIRVNRNAFGRQRESFEAHVDFKGLARPFNAVFIRAPCITQLGRDVEILSTYNGSIVAAGQKNMLALAFHPELTDDVRIHHYFLKMIG from the coding sequence ATGCGAATCGGAGTCATCGCAATCCAGGGAAATGTCGAAGAACACGTTAATGCCATGATAAGGGCATTGAAAGAGGCAAAACGTGAAGCAGAGGTCATAAAGATAAAACATAAAGGAATAGTCCCGGCGTGCGATGCTTTAATCCTTCCCGGCGGTGAGAGCACCACCCTCGGCAGGCTTTTGGAGCGCGAAGGCATCTCCTCTGAAATAAAAAGCGCTGCTCATGCAGGTATTCCCATAATGGGAACATGCGCTGGGCTTGTATTGCTTGCAAAACACGGTGACAAACAGGTAGAGAAGGCAGGGCAGCCTTTACTCTCACTGATGGATATTCGTGTGAACAGGAACGCCTTCGGGCGGCAGAGAGAATCGTTTGAAGCTCATGTGGACTTTAAAGGTCTCGCCAGGCCTTTTAATGCTGTGTTCATAAGGGCGCCGTGCATCACGCAATTGGGAAGGGATGTGGAAATCCTTTCAACATACAACGGTTCCATAGTTGCGGCAGGACAGAAAAACATGCTTGCTCTGGCATTTCATCCTGAATTGACCGATGATGTGCGAATACACCATTATTTTTTGAAGATGATAGGATAA
- a CDS encoding rubrerythrin family protein produces MKKMTEQHLINAFGGESQAHMRYLHFANQAEKEKFNNVARLFRAIAHAEYIHAGDHYQELKHLDGGFVANSMAAFGPGDSRKNLKLAIAGETFEIEEMYPVYMEVAKFQGEKGAQKSFEWAYGTEKMHKLLYEKASGSVNSGKDAKLGPIQVCEVCGYTLEGEAPDKCPLCSASKDKFTAFK; encoded by the coding sequence ATGAAGAAAATGACAGAACAGCATCTTATCAATGCATTTGGAGGAGAAAGCCAGGCACATATGAGGTATTTACATTTTGCAAACCAGGCTGAGAAAGAAAAATTCAATAATGTGGCACGCTTATTTCGCGCAATCGCCCATGCTGAATATATACATGCAGGAGACCATTATCAGGAGTTAAAACACCTGGACGGGGGATTTGTCGCGAACAGCATGGCGGCTTTTGGTCCGGGCGATTCCAGGAAAAACCTTAAACTCGCCATCGCCGGCGAGACATTTGAAATCGAGGAAATGTATCCTGTGTACATGGAAGTGGCAAAATTCCAGGGAGAAAAAGGCGCACAAAAAAGTTTTGAATGGGCGTATGGCACTGAAAAAATGCATAAGCTGCTTTATGAAAAGGCATCAGGCTCGGTTAATTCAGGAAAGGATGCCAAACTCGGTCCGATCCAGGTTTGCGAAGTTTGCGGATATACCCTGGAAGGAGAAGCGCCCGATAAATGTCCCCTGTGCAGTGCGTCTAAAGACAAATTTACTGCATTTAAATAG
- a CDS encoding tetratricopeptide repeat protein — protein MRLKKISLISLGIIFISTSFYISTLIYTSNISGYSHFISDFENINYKIHEFPDYSYLEFPNFTFTTTGENSTILLTNDLKSKINTNIGLLKNNEFLLVAFSKKPMENGLYAIDKVTFYQSQSIKGTSTGLYEITNFVKVDQTFLTNQEIYKVISILFFIIGFSIMSLYILSDNLNSEGFSSLDKGKFDEAIISCTKALEIDPENEEVYINLGRIFLNLREFDKAKKYYDKAIELFPESHTAWAENGWFYYQINDFDNAIKYYKKAIELNPELDWAYFDMACAFSMNKDVDNAVDSLKKAINLSTYYIFRARHDKELDNIRNNPEFISLIRLQ, from the coding sequence ATGAGACTCAAAAAAATTTCATTAATCAGTCTTGGTATAATCTTTATTAGTACCTCATTTTATATTTCGACATTAATTTATACAAGCAATATTTCTGGATATTCACATTTTATTTCTGATTTCGAAAATATTAATTATAAGATTCATGAATTTCCTGATTATTCGTACCTTGAATTCCCTAATTTTACATTTACTACTACTGGTGAGAACTCTACAATTTTACTTACTAATGATTTAAAGTCTAAGATAAATACCAATATAGGTTTATTAAAAAATAATGAATTTTTACTCGTTGCATTTTCAAAAAAACCGATGGAAAATGGGCTTTATGCAATAGATAAAGTAACATTTTATCAGTCGCAGAGCATTAAAGGGACATCAACAGGCTTATATGAAATAACAAATTTTGTAAAAGTCGATCAAACTTTTCTCACAAATCAGGAAATCTATAAAGTTATATCAATTCTTTTTTTCATAATTGGTTTTTCTATAATGAGTCTATACATCTTATCAGATAATTTAAATTCAGAAGGTTTTTCATCACTAGATAAAGGCAAATTTGACGAAGCTATCATTTCATGTACGAAAGCACTGGAGATTGACCCTGAAAATGAAGAGGTGTATATCAATTTAGGTAGAATATTTCTGAATCTACGAGAATTTGACAAAGCAAAAAAATACTATGATAAAGCGATAGAATTATTTCCCGAATCTCATACAGCTTGGGCTGAAAACGGATGGTTTTATTATCAAATTAATGATTTTGATAATGCAATAAAATATTATAAAAAAGCAATTGAGTTAAATCCAGAATTGGATTGGGCATATTTTGATATGGCATGCGCATTTTCAATGAATAAAGATGTTGATAATGCAGTTGATTCTTTAAAAAAAGCTATAAATTTATCTACGTATTATATATTTAGAGCAAGACATGATAAAGAATTAGATAATATTAGGAATAATCCAGAATTTATTAGTTTAATCAGGTTGCAATAA
- a CDS encoding phosphoserine phosphatase: protein MLLPTGKNKKVGLTLVESENMQVQAAEEVHVATPDEAPVEAPIETPAEPVIEQAQDIKVEEVRVYPKLSERELKEKINLLRQRIEQNERELKSIFREISLHNTGGRELKAKRDGLNAKIKEMSQKASELRKKRDEVNSKIAELKAVRDELRSKGKEFSGKLGELKKTRDELNQTARGRLETLGKAYEEELNLFLTADLPLEHEINIFNRLNELNQRLEATKKANEIHSEISVEYNKAKVIYTDMDSLHAQIQTLAQESQKYHEELIAFYHEIDPLRKEADSYHSMLSEKYKGIAPLRKKIAAIKAEVPKLRDELGIYLEQMKEIQLAKEEQKNEGKREEAKERFKKSGRISLEEFRILVENEDIKL from the coding sequence ATGCTCTTGCCTACTGGGAAAAACAAAAAGGTGGGATTAACGTTGGTTGAATCCGAGAATATGCAGGTACAGGCTGCCGAGGAAGTTCATGTTGCGACTCCAGATGAGGCTCCTGTAGAGGCTCCTATTGAGACTCCCGCCGAACCGGTCATTGAACAGGCGCAGGATATCAAGGTCGAGGAGGTCAGGGTATATCCCAAGCTTTCAGAGCGGGAATTAAAGGAAAAAATCAACCTTCTGCGGCAGCGGATAGAGCAGAACGAGAGGGAATTGAAAAGCATATTCCGGGAAATCTCGCTCCATAATACAGGCGGCAGGGAATTAAAAGCCAAGCGCGATGGTCTGAATGCGAAGATCAAGGAAATGTCCCAAAAAGCATCGGAGCTTCGAAAAAAGCGTGATGAAGTCAATTCAAAGATTGCAGAATTGAAAGCCGTGAGGGACGAGCTCAGGAGCAAGGGGAAGGAATTTAGCGGAAAACTCGGCGAACTTAAGAAAACCCGCGACGAGCTGAATCAAACAGCCCGCGGAAGGCTTGAAACCCTCGGGAAAGCGTACGAAGAGGAGCTTAACCTCTTTCTGACAGCCGACCTGCCACTTGAGCATGAAATAAACATTTTTAACCGTTTAAACGAGTTGAACCAGAGGCTTGAAGCCACAAAGAAGGCTAACGAGATCCACAGCGAGATTTCAGTGGAGTATAACAAAGCCAAAGTGATATACACGGATATGGATTCTTTGCATGCGCAGATTCAAACCCTTGCGCAGGAATCCCAGAAATACCATGAGGAACTGATTGCCTTTTATCATGAAATAGACCCGCTCCGGAAGGAAGCCGACTCCTATCATTCCATGTTATCTGAAAAATATAAAGGCATTGCGCCGCTGCGGAAGAAGATAGCAGCTATCAAGGCTGAAGTCCCGAAACTGAGGGATGAACTTGGGATATATCTTGAGCAGATGAAGGAGATCCAGTTAGCAAAAGAGGAGCAGAAGAACGAAGGGAAACGAGAGGAAGCCAAGGAGAGATTCAAGAAAAGCGGGCGCATCAGCCTTGAGGAGTTCAGGATTCTGGTGGAGAACGAGGACATTAAGCTTTAG
- a CDS encoding DUF424 family protein → MKKYDTDGQLIVAVCDKNIVGKKFREGKLVLRLDEGFYKGEDVWEEEVREALSCATIANIAGEKSIACAVECGCIDPDTIIFIEGIPHAQMVKL, encoded by the coding sequence ATGAAAAAATACGACACGGATGGACAGCTCATCGTGGCAGTCTGCGATAAGAATATTGTCGGAAAAAAGTTCAGGGAAGGCAAGCTTGTACTTCGGCTGGATGAAGGTTTCTATAAAGGTGAAGATGTTTGGGAAGAGGAAGTAAGAGAAGCTCTCTCCTGTGCAACAATCGCAAACATCGCAGGTGAAAAATCAATAGCCTGCGCGGTTGAATGCGGCTGCATCGACCCTGATACTATTATATTTATCGAAGGCATCCCCCATGCCCAGATGGTGAAGCTATGA
- a CDS encoding minichromosome maintenance protein MCM: MAQSSNQVWEDFFKRYYWENILELAKDYPEKRTLFIQFPDLERYDMELARELLEHPDPVVKHANEALNAIDLPADVIFTNTHVRIIKLPERIQIRELRSENINQFIAVSGLIRKATEVRPKIITAAFKCQRCGNVTSVPQAEGKFVEPFECESEACGRKGPFKLVHEESEFIDAQKLRVQESPDELRGGEQPQTLDVDVDDDLAGIVSPGDRVVVSGILRSYQRSTPHGKSTYFDLVLDGISIEIEDKEFEEIELSNEDIEKIIALGKDSKVYDKIIYSIAPSIYGYEEVKEAMALQLFSGLPKNLPDGARIRGDIHVLLVGDPGVAKSQLLRYAVKLAPRGIYTSGKSSTSAGLTATAVKDEFGEGRWTLEAGALVLADMGLACVDELDKMDPDDRSSMHEAMEQQTISIAKAGIMATLKSRCALLGAANPKFGRFDMYEPIAKQINMPPSLLSRFDLIFILTDEPQVSRDTAIAEHILKAHYAGELALRKDSIINSGISQEEINIAMEVIQPVIDSEMLRKYIAYTKRNIFPIIQDDARKQLIDFYLGLRKQGEDPNSPVPVTARQLEALVRLAEASARVRLSSIITTEDTTRVIRIVMASLKQVMTDPETGKLDSDIINVGMGKSQRDKVKILKEIIRELQEEYKSAVPLEEIISKAEESGIKKDTVEDMIQKLKQVGEIIEPSSNDRYKVV; this comes from the coding sequence ATGGCACAATCATCGAATCAGGTATGGGAAGATTTCTTCAAGCGTTATTACTGGGAGAACATACTTGAGCTTGCCAAGGATTACCCGGAAAAACGCACCCTGTTTATCCAGTTTCCTGACCTTGAGAGGTACGATATGGAGCTGGCACGGGAGTTACTTGAGCATCCCGACCCTGTAGTAAAACATGCAAACGAGGCGCTCAATGCAATTGACCTGCCTGCTGATGTCATATTTACCAACACCCATGTCCGGATTATCAAGCTTCCTGAACGCATCCAGATAAGGGAACTCCGAAGCGAAAACATCAACCAGTTCATAGCAGTATCAGGTCTTATCAGGAAAGCCACAGAGGTAAGGCCCAAGATAATCACTGCCGCTTTCAAATGCCAGAGATGCGGGAACGTCACGTCAGTGCCGCAGGCTGAAGGTAAATTCGTTGAGCCTTTTGAATGTGAAAGCGAGGCTTGCGGGAGAAAAGGTCCATTTAAACTCGTACACGAAGAATCAGAATTTATTGATGCACAGAAGCTTCGGGTGCAGGAATCACCCGACGAACTCCGCGGGGGAGAGCAGCCCCAGACGCTGGATGTGGATGTTGACGATGACCTTGCAGGAATCGTATCGCCTGGAGACCGCGTTGTAGTCTCCGGGATATTGCGCTCATACCAGAGAAGTACCCCGCATGGGAAAAGTACATACTTCGATCTTGTGCTTGATGGAATATCAATCGAGATAGAGGACAAGGAGTTTGAGGAGATCGAGTTATCAAATGAGGATATCGAGAAAATTATTGCCCTTGGAAAAGACTCCAAGGTTTACGACAAGATAATATATTCGATAGCCCCTTCGATTTATGGCTATGAGGAAGTCAAGGAAGCCATGGCGCTTCAGCTTTTTTCAGGCCTTCCGAAAAACCTGCCAGACGGTGCCCGCATACGCGGCGATATACATGTCCTTCTTGTGGGCGACCCGGGTGTGGCAAAATCGCAACTGCTGCGCTATGCCGTGAAGCTTGCGCCGCGCGGCATATACACAAGCGGTAAAAGCTCGACCTCGGCAGGTCTCACAGCGACAGCGGTCAAGGACGAGTTCGGAGAAGGGAGATGGACGCTTGAAGCCGGAGCGCTTGTATTAGCAGATATGGGTCTTGCCTGCGTGGACGAACTTGATAAGATGGACCCCGACGACCGCAGTTCCATGCACGAGGCTATGGAGCAGCAGACCATAAGCATTGCAAAAGCAGGCATCATGGCAACATTGAAATCACGATGTGCTCTCCTCGGGGCTGCAAATCCAAAGTTCGGAAGGTTTGACATGTACGAACCTATAGCAAAGCAGATCAATATGCCTCCTTCCCTTCTGTCGCGGTTTGATTTGATTTTCATCCTCACGGATGAACCTCAGGTAAGCAGGGATACTGCAATTGCAGAACATATCCTGAAAGCCCATTATGCAGGCGAGCTTGCTTTGAGAAAGGACAGTATCATTAATTCCGGCATAAGCCAGGAAGAAATAAATATAGCCATGGAGGTCATCCAGCCGGTCATAGATTCGGAGATGCTGCGGAAATACATCGCTTATACAAAGAGGAATATCTTTCCCATCATCCAGGACGATGCAAGAAAGCAGTTGATAGACTTCTATCTCGGCCTGCGAAAACAGGGAGAAGACCCCAATTCCCCGGTGCCTGTGACCGCCCGCCAGCTCGAAGCCCTTGTCCGTCTTGCTGAAGCCAGCGCACGCGTTCGTTTGAGCAGTATCATAACCACTGAGGATACTACAAGGGTCATCCGAATCGTTATGGCAAGCCTGAAACAGGTCATGACAGACCCTGAGACGGGGAAACTGGATTCAGATATCATCAATGTGGGGATGGGTAAGAGCCAGCGCGATAAGGTTAAGATATTGAAAGAGATTATCAGGGAGCTTCAGGAAGAATATAAGAGTGCAGTACCCCTGGAAGAGATTATATCAAAGGCAGAAGAATCAGGCATCAAGAAAGATACTGTTGAAGACATGATACAAAAATTAAAACAGGTTGGAGAAATAATTGAACCGAGCAGCAATGATCGCTACAAGGTTGTTTGA
- a CDS encoding VOC family protein, with protein sequence MSIKINFNGVNHLAMATGDMDRTIRFWRDLLGMRLVAGLGQPGYRHYFFEISPSDLIAFFEWEGVEPMIKKEHGRPVSGRFGFDHVSFGVEEEEDLWNLKAKLEAAGFPVSEVIDHGFIHSIYAYDPNNIPIEFSHNVSGIDVRREPRMGDIKPTKAALEGSEPLDKWPEVKRITPLGDRIVYRGVGSELFHGYEKR encoded by the coding sequence ATGTCAATTAAGATAAATTTCAATGGCGTAAACCATCTTGCAATGGCAACCGGAGATATGGATAGGACAATACGTTTCTGGAGGGATTTGCTTGGCATGAGGCTCGTGGCAGGGCTTGGGCAGCCGGGCTACAGGCATTACTTTTTTGAGATATCGCCGAGTGACCTGATAGCGTTTTTTGAGTGGGAAGGGGTTGAACCCATGATAAAAAAGGAACACGGCAGACCTGTCAGCGGAAGGTTCGGTTTTGACCATGTTTCTTTTGGCGTTGAGGAGGAAGAAGACCTCTGGAACCTGAAAGCAAAACTTGAAGCCGCAGGATTCCCGGTATCGGAAGTGATAGACCATGGTTTTATCCATTCCATTTACGCCTACGACCCGAATAATATCCCAATAGAATTCAGCCATAACGTGAGCGGGATTGATGTCAGGAGGGAACCGAGAATGGGGGATATCAAGCCCACAAAAGCCGCACTTGAGGGTTCGGAGCCGCTGGATAAATGGCCGGAAGTCAAACGCATTACCCCGCTTGGGGACAGGATTGTCTATCGTGGTGTGGGAAGCGAGCTTTTCCACGGGTATGAAAAGAGGTGA
- the cyaB gene encoding class IV adenylate cyclase produces the protein MIEIEVKARVDDARKMERAIISMGATPIGIQDQADTYYNAPHRNFEMTDEALRIRVEDGDAFLTYKGPKMDTVSKTRQEFQIVIKDTETMGNILSSLGFIPVATVTKRRKNYRLGDFFISLDEVHDLGSFIEVEIPVKNSRNYEEKVESILKIIEKLGIDRTATIRKSYLEMLLEKK, from the coding sequence ATGATAGAAATAGAAGTAAAGGCACGCGTTGATGACGCAAGAAAGATGGAAAGGGCAATCATATCAATGGGGGCTACGCCTATCGGGATACAGGACCAGGCAGATACATATTATAATGCGCCGCATCGCAATTTTGAGATGACTGATGAGGCATTGAGGATAAGGGTAGAGGATGGGGATGCCTTTCTGACATACAAGGGCCCGAAAATGGACACCGTATCCAAAACAAGACAGGAATTCCAGATTGTGATAAAAGACACCGAAACCATGGGGAACATATTGTCATCGCTCGGATTTATCCCGGTTGCAACTGTAACAAAAAGAAGAAAAAATTACAGGCTCGGGGATTTTTTTATCTCCCTTGATGAAGTACATGACCTCGGGAGTTTTATTGAGGTTGAGATTCCTGTAAAAAATTCCAGGAATTATGAGGAAAAGGTCGAGAGTATTTTAAAAATCATTGAAAAATTGGGCATCGACAGGACAGCCACAATCCGCAAATCATACCTTGAAATGCTGCTTGAGAAAAAATAA